A stretch of Triticum aestivum cultivar Chinese Spring chromosome 1D, IWGSC CS RefSeq v2.1, whole genome shotgun sequence DNA encodes these proteins:
- the LOC123164720 gene encoding wall-associated receptor kinase-like 1, which produces MDYQGNNLSDFFQANGHLVLKRVDNNYKLRSFTEKEIEHITDRYSTSLGSGLFGDVYKGRLDDRRPVAVKRYKNGTKKEEFAKEVIVHSQINHKNVVRLLGCCTEEDALMIVMEFVCNGNLYNILHCSNADGPILFPLDKRLDIAIESAEALSCMHSMYSPVLHGDIKPANILLDEKYLPKLSDFGIARLLSTHEAQRTKTVIGCIGYVDPLFCQSGILTTKSDVYSFGVVLLEMITRKKATDGATSLTQCFAEAVGRGKKVRQLFDAEITYDKKKMKLVEEIVKLAVTCLRLDDKMRPTMVEVADRLRRIRKALPKHKGESSTGSPYADINNWHIRRGKAQDVPTISLDEMKKITRNFSNGALIGESSQGRVFFKVLKYGPESAFKSSQEIDLKVEAIRD; this is translated from the exons ATGGATTACCAAGGAAACAATCTTAGTGATTTCTTTCAAGCTAATGGGCATTTGGTACTTAAAAGAGTGGACAACAACTATAAACTGCGGTCCTTCACTGAAAAGGAGATAGAGCACATTACAGACAGATATAGCACTTCGCTTGGTAGTGGCTTGTTCGGTGATGTCTACAAAGGAAGATTAGACGATCGACGTCCAGTCGCAGTAAAGAGGTACAAAAATGGAACCAAGAAAGAGGAGTTTGCCAAGGAGGTGATAGTGCATTCCCAGATAAACCACAAGAATGTTGTCAGATTGTTAGGCTGCTGCACGGAGGAAGATGCCCTTATGATTGTTATGGAGTTTGTCTGTAATGGAAACCTCTACAACATCCTTCACTGTAGCAATGCTGATGGTCCTATACTCTTCCCTTTGGACAAACGTTTGGACATCGCCATTGAATCAGCTGAAGCACTATCATGCATGCATTCAATGTACAGTCCTGTCCTTCATGGTGATATTAAACCTGCCAATATACTGTTGGATGAAAAGTACTTGCCAAAGCTATCtgatttcggaatagcaaggctgCTTTCTACTCATGAGGCCCAGCGTACCAAAACTGTTATTGGTTGCATAGGTTATGTAGACCCTTTGTTTTGTCAGAGTGGGATTCTAACTACAAAGAGTGATGTATACAGTTTTGGAGTTGTTCTATTGGAAATGATTACCCGAAAGAAAGCGACGGACGGCGCTACTAGTCTTACTCAATGTTTCGCCGAGGCAGTGGGAAGAGGGAAGAAGGTGAGACAACTGTTTGATGCGGAAATTACCTATGACAAGAAGAAGATGAAATTGGTCGAAGAAATTGTGAAGCTAGCAGTTACATGCTTGAGACTGGATGATAAAATGCGTCCGACAATGGTTGAGGTAGCAGATAGACTTAGGAGGATTAGAAAAGCTCTCCCGAAGCACAAGGGTGAAAGCTCTACAG GCTCCCCCTATGCGGACATCAATAATTGGCACATAAGAAGAGGAAAGGCACAGGATGTACCAACTATTTCCCTTGATGAAATGAAGAAAATAACAAGGAACTTCAGTAATGGTGCTCTAATAGGAGAGAGTTCACAAGGCAGAGTTTTCTTCAAAGTGTTAAAATATGGACCGGAATCTGCATTCAAGTCTTCTCAAGAAATTGATTTAAAG GTTGAAGCAATTCGAGACTGA